A genomic window from Phoenix dactylifera cultivar Barhee BC4 chromosome 7, palm_55x_up_171113_PBpolish2nd_filt_p, whole genome shotgun sequence includes:
- the LOC103707049 gene encoding TORTIFOLIA1-like protein 2, producing the protein MKSNPSQVKARAGGRMVTSQQAVFELKHRLVLSLNKLADRDTHQIGVDELEKTAESLTPDMIPPFLSCITDTDSEQKSAVRKECVRVMANLARAHGSLLASHLPKMVASIVKRLKDTDSVVRDACVETCGVLATSIRSSGGGGGSTAFVALVRPLFEALGEQNRYVQAGAALCLARVIDEATDPPMSILPQMLARVVKLLKNPHFMAKPAIIELIRSIIQAGGASTEHALSVALTGILDALKSTDWTTRKAASVALAGIAVSAGALLGPFRSSCLRSLEGCRFDKVKPVRDAIMHAIQCWKTLPGAGSPEPSEAGSSTKENFSGDYHDVTSASDSGWRDTSFRKVGPVSVLSGNSTSSTKKRAPLSVRKACTNYVQNHQHIKSNDWHIEISFPKSRAMPLPGAEQKESGRHCIEKAFDRMAAHAAGEQDVKYGDPMDDKPECSSVSDLVSGSYETKHVAVAHECLEDGDSADLIGMNQKPTAEEIEPELLRTRERNSLDSTVTDFCSQTVHGCCLHAANELSFIRKQLLEIETKQSNLLDLLQVFMGNTLDNLSTLKFKVHNLEYAVDKISQGITRNENYSNMASSRLLKKNQSVSSSPRLSTCTPRPSTDSNYKQPSLLSMKNKEPWGENASLKSRSSTSVKDGVELWRDPALNTIRNPITKGIQKNSGGNAHSSVSSQARDAKDLHSVSASNDSAKQSNLEGMSGFWQRVKEFLIVGDAESAYVEALCSGDDLSLIELMDRTGPVLERLSCETASEVLSILTTHFLDQRFPDSTISWLQQVVDLSTAHEPRHLFMSPKAQMEFLLALQGLVAVGSSDQADRISISQLVAKLSLVWGGAPCRKMLPTRGLRGNKSAVASARG; encoded by the exons ATGAAGTCCAATCCGTCCCAGGTGAAGGCCAGGGCGGGTGGCAGGATGGTCACCTCACAGCAGGCGGTCTTCGAGCTGAAGCATCGGCTGGTCCTCTCGCTGAACAAGCTCGCCGACAGGGACACCCACCAGATTGGTGTGGACGAGCTCGAGAAGACTGCCGAGAGCTTAACTCCTGACATGATCCCGCCGTTCCTCTCGTGCATTACCGATACTGACTCCGAGCAGAAGAGTGCTGTTCGGAAGGAATGCGTGAGAGTAATGGCCAACTTGGCCAGGGCTCATGGGAGCCTTTtggcttcccaccttccgaAGATGGTGGCTAGTATCGTCAAGCGCCTCAAGGATACAGATTCTGTTGTCAGGGATGCCTGTGTGGAAACATGTGGTGTTCTGGCTACGAGCATAAGGAGctctggcggcggcggcggcagcacTGCCTTTGTGGCATTGGTGAGGCCCCTTTTTGAAGCTCTTGGTGAGCAGAACAGATACGTGCAAGCTGGTGCGGCGTTGTGCTTAGCCAGGGTTATTGATGAGGCAACCGATCCCCCTATGTCGATTTTGCCGCAGATGCTGGCTCGTGTCGTTAAGTTGCTCAAAAATCCGCACTTTATGGCGAAGCCAGCCATCATTGAGTTGATCAGAAGCATCATTCAG GCAGGAGGTGCTTccacagagcatgctctgtctGTGGCACTGACTGGCATTCTGGATGCCCTCAAAAGTACTGACTGGACAACACGCAAAGCTGCTTCTGTGGCATTGGCAGGTATTGCTGTCAGTGCTGGAGCTTTGTTGGGGCCTTTCAGAAGTTCCTGCCTGCGCTCACTGGAAGGTTGTCGATTTGATAAG GTGAAACCTGTGCGGGATGCTATTATGCATGCCATACAGTGTTGGAAAACCCTGCCTGGAGCTGGATCTCCTGAACCTTCAGAGGCTGGGTCATCCACAAAAG AAAATTTTAGTGGAGACTACCATGATGTTACAAGTGCTAGTGATAGTGGATGGAGAGACACATCTTTCAGGAAAGTTGGTCCTGTTTCTGTTCTAAGTGGCAACTCCACCAGTTCAACAAAGAAAAGAGCTCCTTTATCTGTGAGGAAAGCCTGTACCAACTATGTGCAGAATCACCAACATATAAAGTCAAATGATTGGCATATCGAGATATCATTTCCAAAAAGTCGTGCTATGCCTTTGCCTGGTGCTGAACAGAAAGAATCTGGGAGACATTGCATTGAGAAGGCTTTTGATAGAATGGCAGCACATGCAGCTGGGGAGCAAGATGTCAAGTATGGCGACCCAATGGATGATAAACCGGAATGCTCTTCTGTGTCAGATTTAGTTAGTGGCAGCTATGAGACGAAGCATGTAGCTGTTGCTCATGAGTGTCTTGAGGATGGGGATTCAGCAGACCTAATTGGGATGAATCAAAAGCCTACCGCTGAGGAAATCGAACCCGAACTCCTTAGAACTCGGGAACGCAATAGTTTGGATTCAACTGTTACAGACTTCTGTTCCCAGACTGTGCATGGATGCTGTCTGCATGCTGCAAATGAATTGTCCTTCATCAGAAAGCAACTCTTGGAGATCGAAACCAAGCAGTCAAACTTGTTGGATCTCTTACAG GTGTTTATGGGGAATACACTAGACAACCTGTCAACCTTGAAGTTCAAGGTGCATAACTTGGAGTATGCTGTAGATAAAATATCGCAAGGCATTACTCGAAATGAAAACTATTCTAACATGGCTAGTTCCAGActtttgaagaaaaatcaaagtgTTTCTTCATCTCCTCGGCTTTCCACCTGCACACCTAGGCCATCAACGGATTCTAATTACAAACAACCTTCACTattatctatgaaaaataaGGAACCGTGGGGTGAAAATGCATCTCTGAAAAGCAGGTCAAGCACTTCAGTCAAAGATGGAGTGGAACTTTGGCGGGATCCTGCACTGAATACAATTAGAAATCCTATAACCAAGGGTATACAGAAGAACTCAGGAGGAAATGCTCACAGCTCAGTCAGCAGTCAAGCAAGGGATGCAAAGGATTTACATTCTGTTTCAGCTAGTAATGATAGTGCCAAGCAAAGTAACTTGGAAGGTATGAGTGGCTTCTGGCAACGGGTTAAGGAGTTTCTTATTGTTGGGGATGCGGAGTCTGCATATGTTGAAGCTCTCTGTTCTGGTGATGATCTTAGTCTGATTGAGCTTATGGATAGAACTGGGCCTGTTCTAGAAAGACTGTCATGTGAGACGGCAAGTGAAGTTCTGAGCATATTGACCACACACTTTCTAGATCAGAGGTTTCCGGATTCCACAATATCTTGGCTGCAACAG GTGGTTGATTTAAGTACTGCTCATGAACCGAGGCACCTTTTCATGTCCCCAAAAGCCCAGATGGAGTTCCTGTTAGCATTACAGGGATTGGTGGCTGTGGGATCCTCCGATCAAGCAGACAGAATATCCATATCGCAGCTTGTGGCAAAGTTGAGCTTAGTATGGGGTGGGGCCCCATGCAG GAAAATGCTCCCAACTCGGGGACTCCGAGGAAACAAAAGCGCGGTAGCCAGTGCAAGAGGATGA